The nucleotide sequence tcataggaagaaatcgacgatggccaaggtacacgacctttcaacattttttcaagaatatacctttaatgtcatcgaaatagtgcatgcatgcattatatcccttgtttgattgtcctaaaagattacttagagcaggctaatcattgattgttacgaacaacaatgctcgcaggtcaaagtgctcctatttgtgctcatcccacacacgtacaattggtctgttccacaaaagtagaagttcttcaactagtggcctcaggtacacatcgatgtcgttgccagattgccttgggccttggatgagcactggcatcataataaacttatgctccatgcataaccagggaggatagagtaacaggccaagtgctatgactactgctctgctccccgaaaggattcataccatccgtacttaaagcaaaccttaagtttcttgtgtcatttgtAAACTCCggaaattctctatcgattgctctctactaggacccatcagcagggtgtctcaacatattgtctaccttacggtcttctttgtgccatcgcaacaactttgcatggtctttgtttctaaacagacgtttcaagcgtggtattatatgagcataccacataatcttggcagggatcttcttcgtgggacgttcgccctcaacatcactagggtcatctcgcctgatcttataccacgatgcatgacataccgggcaagcatctaacttctcgtactcctcaccacggtagaggatgcagtcattaggacatgcatgtatcttctggatttctaatcccaaagggcagactacctgttttgcttcgtacatagtgatgggcaattcgttatccttcgaaagcatcttcttttagatttttagtaactccccaaatcccttgtcagatacaccattctttgccttccattgcagcaattccagtgtggtacccaactttttctgtcccgcatcacaagttgagtatagcaatttcttgtgatcctctagcatgcgctcgaacttgatcttctcctttttactttcgtattctctttgtgcatcacaaatggcctgaccaagatcatcagtgggctcatcttctgccactacctcttctttagcttcccccattgcagtatcattgaaggcaccatattcagcaataatgtcatcatcgtcccattgttcttcttcaccttcttccattacaaccccggtttctctgtgcttcgtgcaacaaatatagtttggcatgaaatccgacttcaacaagtgtgaataaagactccttgagctaacatattccttcaaatttttacatatggcacatgggcagcacgtgaaaccatcgcgtttgtttgcctcggccacacgtaagaaagaatacacgccctcaatgaactcttgggagcggcgatcagcagtgtacatccaatgccggctcatctgcattacatgacatacataccatattaaaatctagaacataattagttaactatacgacatgcatgctacCACATAagatattaatttatgaaagtctcgctacaatgtagacaatcccaactatcactaaaaaaactaaagctaaaatgcacttcagcagtataaggatttcacgaccaatcccaactaaaatagacagatcatgcgtttattcaacatctatgggcttcttccgcaggatcactgcctcatcagccgccgtagccgcctggggaagagagttttgcacgtgttcaacatactcttcctcccagtaccagcctgaacatccagtgccatcccactgaaattaaaacaaaaaattagaactttaatcacaatcatcatgaaaataagtataaattaaccataatcatcaaatacgataaaataactcacattgcgatccggacacttgtagaagatacggtccTTGTTGGGACACTTCTTCCTCATCtggtactccatcataatcttctcctcacacttgccgcatgcaatgagaggaaggtccggcctcagtcgctttggaacccgatgagaggccgaggacccagaagcagttgccatctactctttatacttatttttaatataatataaatttctcattttataaacaaatacaattaaaaaactctaaaattctctatatctctaaaccatgaagtgtgctatgcatgctagaattgaaaactcaatactagttttgaataaatactttaaccttccttcatccaaatacgcaaactttaaagtgattttgagcttaaatggcttacaaataaaaaaatctaccataaaaaaaccacatatatctagtccacaaaatgaaataagctactgatgacaaatgagagtataaagttggtaacatttagaaccgaagaatcgatagaggaatggaagaaatcttgtgatacaccggtgatgaggaagaagagaggccggcgatgaagcaagaacactgagcttgaAGTGGCTCGGACTCGGGGAGaaacaagggctatataggaggggacctttagtctcggttggagatagaaatcaggactaaaggtaactttctagttctggacggagcctccagccgggagtagacttttaatcccggttggagggaccaaccgggagtaaaagttaacctttagtcccggttggtaactccaaccgagactaaaggttcccTGTAGCAAAagtctgccgcagtagccgttggacacggacctttagtcccgaataGAGctataaaccgggactaaaggtatctctaatTCCGAGCGCGAAAAATACTGGGACTAAAGCCGAATTtctcaaaggtcgtttctctactcgTGCTGGTGGTGCCCGTGATGCTGAGCTCCGGCGCCACCGCCGTGTTCCACCTGGCCGTGTGCTGGCTGCTGGTGCGCGCGCTCGGGCTGGGCAGCAACGGCGCCGTGCTGGCCAACGCCATCTCGTACCTCGCCAACCTCTCCTTCCTGGCGCTCTACGTCCGGCTCTCGCCGTCCTGCAAGTACAGCTGGACGGGGTTCTCCGCCGAGGCGTTCCGTGGCGTCCCCGACTTCCTGAAGCTCGCCGTGCCGTCGGCCGTCATGGTCTGGTGAGTACCTTGAGTGGTCAGTGTCTCAGTGAGATTCATCAATCGATCCATCCATTCTTGTGCTAGCTTCTTCCTCTCATGATCTCATCATCAGTCCGTTGTATGTGCTGTACTGCAGCATGAAGTGGTGGTCCTTCGAGTTCCTGGTGATGTTCTCcggcctcctccccaaccccaagcTCGAGACGGCCGTGCTGTCCATTTGGTAATATAAAGCCAATCCATTACCCATCTGATCTTCTCATCGGCCATTGCTCATGGTTTCTTCTCCTTGCTTGTAGCTTGAACACCAGCAGCTTCGCATTCATGGTTCCCCTGGGACTTGGTGGTGCCGTAAGCACGCGTGTGTCGAACGAGCTCGGCGCGGGGCATCCGCGGGCGGCCCGGCTGGCAACCCGGGTGGTGGTGCTCCTGGCGTTGGCGGTGGGCGTGTCGGAAGGGGTTGTCATGGTGCTGGTGCGCCACCTGTGGGGGTACGCCTACAGCAACGAGGAGGAGGTGGTTCGCTACACCGCCAGGATGATGCCCCTCATCGCCTTCTCCATCGTCTTCGACGGCCTGCAGAGCGTGCTTTCAGGCGTTGTTCGGGGCTGTGGCCGCCAAAAGGCTGGCGCATACATCAACCTCGCAGCGTACTACCTCGCCGGCATCCCTTCAGCGTTCGTGTTTGCCTTTGTTTGCCGTCTAGGAGGAATGGCACGTACTCTGCCTGCCCCCATTCATTCAACAGTTTCTCCACCTAGCTTCTTTGAATTTTCGATTTGAGAAGAGGTTCTTATTATCGCTGCTGGTTTGCACACTGAATGAGCAGGGCCTCTGGTTGGGCATCATGTGCGGCCTGGTGGTGCAGATGCTCCTGCGGCTCTCCATCACCCTATGCACCAACTGGAAGAAAGAAGTAAGCATAACAAGTTTTTGATTCGAAGCCGCGCATGCATTTCGTTTCGTTTTCATGTTTTCGTCTTGCTCTGAAATCTGAATCCTGCCGTTGGGTCTGCACTCTCCAGGCGCTGAAGGCCAAGGATCGAGTGTTCAGCTCTGCTCTTTCCCCGTTAGATTAGACATGGCGGCCAGCCACATGAGATTGCCCGGAGCAGACAAGGGGATGCAGACTTGTTGCGACAACACTCAAGGAGAGGGAGAGGCATTGGCACAAGAAACGCTAGTGTGGTCGAAGGAATAATTTACCGATGGCCTCATGGCCATGTGGCTGTTAAAGCAGTTTTGGCAATAGATtatataggatcctgaagaacaggttccttatCATTATTTATTGTTGCCATAGGTGGAATAACAAcatgtgctggcaccacagtatctgaCACTATCGGTGCAGTGACAGCaagtagtgagaaaaatagctcatgaatcattagagtgggcgcatacacccatttctattcaaggtcaatttcttgagctaccatgctccccctcatcaattcatcctctaggaagacagcgcgtcttgtttccacaaactttgtatgtctctctggacagtagaaacgaaaaactTTTAACTTTTCtgaatagccaatgaaatggcaacttactgttttggaatctcgcttcccaatatttgggttaaataatTTAGCcttagcagggctcccccacacacttaGGGCTCCTTTGGGTACGCTGATACCGCCGGTATCCCCGCCCCATCCGCGGGGGAGCCAAGGTCCATGGGAGTGGGCACCCTCTCCATTCCACGCTACAGTTTGGATATCGCTTGGGCTAAAAAATCCGTGCCTTTTTAGCCCGATCCGCGTGGAGCCACGGCGAACAAAAAAATCACCTCTTGAGTCGTGTCTCTGTTTCCCTGTCGCCCCTCGCGCTCGCCATCGACATCGACTCGTGCAGCCGCGCAAAGCAAgacatggcggctagggtttgagcgCCGCCACTCCCAGTCACGTGCGCTGCGCATCCCCATCTCCCACCATCCCACGACTCGCTTCGTGCCTACAGCGCCACACACTCCATCCATCCACCGGGAAGCAGCGCTGCTGCGCACTCCATCCTCTCGCAAGGTAAGCCATGGCGACTAGGGCTCGAGCTCCTCGTCCGCTTTGTAGGTCCTTCCCCGTTGATGCACTCGTCAATTTATTTCCCCGTCTCGCTTGCTTTCTTCTCGCCCATCAGGTGTTCACTCCTTCTTCGGTAGAAGGAAtccatggcggctagggtttgatcTGTACTTTGCTGCTCCCTGCGTCACCAGGCCGCTTTAGATCCGTTCGAAGAAGCGCGAGCCCTCCAAGAAGCGGCAGATCTGCAGGGAGAAGTGGATCTGCAGCGGCCGCCCCCATTCTGTCTCGCCAAGAACGCCCAGGTACCATCGTCCTAGAGCACGTCGTCACTCTCCAGGGCCGTGTCTTCGCCAATTGTCCTGCCGTCCGTCGTCGTGGTGAGTCTCCATGTCCCTTTCCCTCTGTCTTTCCCAATCTTGGCTCTGTTGTTTCTTGTTAGATCTGTCGTGGGAGAAGTGGATCTGCAACTGCAAAATATTATTTCTTGTTAGATCTGTTGGTCTTCATTTCTCTGCACTCCTGTCTAAGAATTGGAGGAGCAGTTGGGGACCACCGACAAGGCGCAGCAGGAGCAAcgagggagaaggggaaaggaGAGGTGAGTGCCCGGCTTTGTTCCTGTTCTCGTTCTTGCTTCTTGGACTTGCCTGCTCCTACAGTACTTCGGATTGCACGCTATTCTCTTCTAGACTATTCTAGAATTTCATATTTCATCGTGGATTACATGCAGTGTAGTATAGGGTGTGCATATTATTTGCTTGAGTTCTGAATCTTATGTTTAGAGTTGTATTTTTGGACCGATAGTGTAACCAAAGCCTGAATGTCACCAATCACTAGTAGCATcaatgtctttgtcgagtgccaataaTCACTTGATACATAAGGCTTAGCTAACCCACAAGTGGTCAGGTGTTAATTTCGTGTGCACTTTTACAGAATAAATGTATCAACATATGTCCAATACTAGTAGGATTGCAGGAGAGCACACTGctgttctttttttaaaaaaaacacctTGGTCAGGTGTTAGTAAGCTTTTTCCAAGAGACATTTCCTGAGATAGTGCTCTGTGTTCATTAGTAGTAGTGTAGTTTAGTTCTGATTGATGTCCCTTTCCCCTCTGTTTTTCTCAATCTGGTGGTGATTGCCACAACTGGTGCTCTTTTTATTGTTCTATGTTTTTTCTTAGGTGCAATCCTGTCAATTTGTTTCCTTCACTTGTTAGCTGCAGTGACTGGTTGCTTCTTTTTTTAGTTGAACATTAGGTTAATGACTCCAGTTCAGTTGAGGTTGTCAAACTAGCTTGCTGCTCTTTGTTTGGCTCAAGgttttctctatttttgtttTTTAGATAGCGCACTGCAGCTGCATTTTAGAGTGTTAGTAGTAACTGACCAGTGGAGAAGAATCCACGAGACAAGGTGCGGTGGTTTCAACCCCCCACACCCGCATTTCTTTCATCTATTATTCTCTTCTTTCTAGGGTGCGCTGGATATGCTGGAGGCACAATCTTTAGACTTACCTTTTTTCCTTAGAAATCTTTCTAGTGATCTAGTAGTAGTTGGCAAAGGTTCTTATTATTAGCATTTATCTAGATTTATTTTCAGCACTTTATGTCTTAACAACTGGTCCCTAGTTCAACATTGGTCCATATTGTTCTGCCTTTCCTCGACAAGTAATTTAAAGTGTGGTTGAATGGACCTCGATACATATCGGATACAATTCTAGACAAGTAGTTTACTTCTAGATAATTACACTGTCACTTAAGTGGTCAATAAACCTATTGGATTTTGATCCTACTTCTGTTCCTAACCAAAAGTTAAGTCTAATGTTCTCTCCTGGTTGCTTCATATCTCACGCCATATCTATGTATCAGTACTTACCGTTCTTTGTCGAGAAAGGAAATGTCGATGTGTGcataaaaatgtttttttttctgttacTGGACTCAGCACACGTGTTCCTAATACAAAGCTTCATTTGGAAGTAAATAACCAATATCTTCCATCACAAACCGGTTATGTACTTAGCTTTTCCTAGAGAGTATCTGTAACTCATTTCTCATAGAAGCCCACTCTAAACTAGGAGACAGTTAAGCTAGCTAGGCACATAAGCCTGATCTCAGGCAAATCTCTCCATTACCAAATTCACTAGTACTCAATTATTGTCAGACCAGAGCTTCTGGTGCGGCAGAAAATAGATGTACTAGAACTGCTCAATAAAGCGGCTTCGACAATTTGATGATGTCTTACCAACGAGAGGTCTAAATTTGGTAGTTGGTGATTCGATATCAAAACAGTTCATTAGCTCCAATATTATGCATTTCACTGCTTGGTAGGATTTACGATGTAGCTTTTTCTAGAGATGAGTTGTATTTCTTAAGTATCTGAATTAGCTTCAGTCTGGGTTTACATTGCACCATTTTATAAATATTGCATTGCATCGGCTAATAGTGAATTTTCTCCATCCTATTGCAGGGCTGATTCTATATGCTCTAGcttgctgatgctgatgctggttGTGAGGGATAGAGTGTAGTGCAGTTATGACGAGACAGTTGTTAATTCTACCTGGTTATGCAGCAAGATTAAAGTAATATGTACTTTTGTCGTAAACCTATGGACTCTTGTATGTTTTCTTGGGTTGCTTAACACACTCATCTaaagccaatggtgatgaccagcTATGAGATGAACCTATGGACTCTTGTATTTTTTAAatcttcatttttttatttttttgaatattttttgTCTGGCCAGGATTTGTATCCCGGTGGTTCCCAAATGGTGGCCGGTAATTTTTCCCCCAAGGGAATTCCATCTCCTGGGGGGACAGGGGCGGCAGGTGCAGTGGAGAATTCCCCTTTGGGGGCTCAAACCCATGTGCCTTTTCCACCACAGTATCCAAAGGAGCCCTTAAGtgttttagtgagggtactcttcctgtccataactcatatggtgttttgggcaccgacttacttcatactctattgagaatatgaatggcggtttttaacgcctccatccacaggctcaattgtaaggtggagtaacttatcatactgcgcaccatatccatagCCTCAGTAGGGCTCCCCACACACTTAAGtgttttagtgagggtactcttcctgtccacaactcatacggtgttttgggcactgacttacttggtactctattgagaatatgaatggcggtttttaacgcctccatccacaggctcaactgtaaggtggagtaacttatcatactgcgcgccatatccatcagggtatgattgcttctttcagctactccattctgctgaggttcgcccggtatagaatactggactactatgccattctcctgtaagaaccttgtaaaaggtccaggaacttgtccatatggggtatgccgaccgtagtactcccccacggtcggacctgactatcttaatctttaaattgcgttggatttcagcttttgccttaaatatctacatttatccaatgcttctattctttctttgattggataaatgtagacataacgggagtaatcatttatgaatgttatgaacgaatcattaccatccacactctttacaggaaactaaccacagatgtctgtgtggatgatctgtaaaattcctgcacttcgtttggtatctttcttaactttctttacatacttttcttttatgcattctctgcattattctaaatctgagagctctaatggaggaagaatattattcttaactagtcttttattctccccctcaaaatatggcctaaacgacagtgccataatttcgacgacgcatcgtgagctctcttatgccaccatttctagattaacactctgtcaccagctgctttatcagctatgtagcatatgtctttgaagagctagtgaaccgactctttattctatcgaggtgctcggtgaccgtgtcacactctgggattgagcccacaattacaggctcaatcatgttctttatcatagccaaacatttcttgttggcagtgaccctcttcctatgctcaaagtcataagacatcttttgggattcaaaatccctctctttagttgcccaaacgACATcatcctcgtttgtctcccttaCCGGTGTCACAGACTCTGTGGAACACggcgaggtgactacccagtccaccttagacaagatgaaaactaggtcaaaccttttcttaacataaaataacaccatttgcatgccttgattccaacgttggtcaaaatcaaaacatacaactgttcatATACACTAATTGTACATCACCAttaggcagaaatagaattaatgtataaaatcattaaaattcacaattgttcttacacactaattctacatcactgttgggcagaaatagaattaatgtataaatcattaaaattacgatattgttattaacaacgttgttCAGAAAATAATaacatcataatcatgccaaagtctctttttctccaattaaaataatacgttggttcaaaataactggagaataaacaatttcttttgcAGTCATGTCAaagtctctttttctccaattaaatatcacgttgcttcaaaataactggagaataaacaatttctttggcagcggaaaacgtatactcaatttcttgaattttacccagagggaaaaaattactttttctattttctttgagcTATTTTCCATTATCCAGAAATAAGCAATTACTGGAAAGTAAAAAGAAAACTTATCTTGGGCCAGAACTGACATAGTGGCCCGGCCCAGCTCTGCTTTTCACTCGCGCGCGCGTGCGCTGCGCtgacccaggccacaacctgggcttgGGCCAGCAAAGTGGCCTCCCGCTCGCGCCCACCTAGGCCTGTCTCTGGTCCGGCTATTCTCTGCCATCGGATTGAATCGAACGGCTGAGCCGCCGTTTCGGCCGGTCAAAAACAGCGCCGCGGCCGGTGCCCAGGAACCCTAGTTCAT is from Miscanthus floridulus cultivar M001 chromosome 7, ASM1932011v1, whole genome shotgun sequence and encodes:
- the LOC136463286 gene encoding protein DETOXIFICATION 16-like, yielding MEEPLLSAPSSTEKLLHGGGGKDEEEESLALEVRETKQQLYLAGPLVVGFLLQNLVQMVSVILVGHLGELPLASASLATSFAGVTGFSLLAGMPCSLDTLCGQAFGAKQYYQLSVYNQRAMLVLALVRIPVSVVWAYTGEILVWCGQDPEIAAAAGILLYIRWIIPALFLYGALQCQVRFLQTQNLVVPVMLSSGATAVFHLAVCWLLVRALGLGSNGAVLANAISYLANLSFLALYVRLSPSCKYSWTGFSAEAFRGVPDFLKLAVPSAVMVCMKWWSFEFLVMFSGLLPNPKLETAVLSICLNTSSFAFMVPLGLGGAVSTRVSNELGAGHPRAARLATRVVVLLALAVGVSEGVVMVLVRHLWGYAYSNEEEVVRYTARMMPLIAFSIVFDGLQSVLSGVVRGCGRQKAGAYINLAAYYLAGIPSAFVFAFVCRLGGMGLWLGIMCGLVVQMLLRLSITLCTNWKKEALKAKDRVFSSALSPLD